The following is a genomic window from Streptomyces lincolnensis.
ATGCGCCGGCTGCGCAGCGGAACGTACTGAAAGCCCCTGGATGTGCGAAGGCGCCCGGAGCACGCGGCTCCGGGCGCCTTCGCATGTACGGCGGGTCGGCGCCCGCGGTTCAGCGGGGCCTGGACGGAGCCGGGCCACCGGGAGCTGCCGTGCTGCCGCGCAGAACCAGTGATCCGGGGGAGACCGAGGTGTACGGGCCGTCGTTGGTCGGCTTGGTCTTGAGGCGGCGCATCATCCACAGGGCGCAGCCGGTGGCCATCTCCTGGATCGGCAGGCCGACCGTGGTCAGCCCCGGGCCCCACCAGGAGAACCCCGGCTCGTCGCCGAACCCGACCACGGACAGTTCCCCGGGCACCTTCACGCCCTGCTGGGACAGCTCCTCCAGGACGCCGAGGGTGAGCTGGATCGATCCCAGTACGAGCGCGGTGGGCGCATCCGGCTCCTTGAGCAGCCGCCGTACCGCCTGGCGGCCGTGGTCCACGGACGACGGCGGCCCCAGTTCCGCGCGTCCGGCGTCGTCGGGGAGGCCGCCTTCCTGAAGGGCGCTGCGGAAGCCCTCCAGGCGCTCCGCACCCGTGGGCAGTTCGACCGGGCCGCCCAGGTAGGCGATGCGGGTGTGCCCCAGCTCCACGAGATGGGCGGTGGCCCGGCGCAGTGCCTCACGGTCGTCCACGCCGAACCACTGGGCGCCGAGCGACGGGTGGCGGCGCAGCAGCTGAAGGTGCGGCATCGCGCGCAGGAGCTTGACGGAGTCGCTGTGCGGGCGCGCGGTGGGGACGATGATGACGCCCGCCACGCGGGTCGCGGACAGCTCCCGCAGATGGCGAAGCTCCACCATCCGGTCGTCGTCGGTCTCCGAGAGCATCAGCTGGTAGCCCTCGGCCTCCATGTTCTTGGACAGCTCGTGCGCGATGGTCGAGTAGAAGCTGTTGCGGATGTCCGGGATCACCAGCGCGACCACGTTGCTGGACGCGCCGCGCATCATCCGCGCCGCGCGGTTGCCGACGTAGCCCATCTCGGAAGCGGCCTGGCGGACCCGGAACTTGGTCTCCTCGCTGATGCGGGAGTCGTCGGAGAGCGCCCGGCC
Proteins encoded in this region:
- a CDS encoding LacI family DNA-binding transcriptional regulator, translated to MITTKDIAERLGLSVSTVGRALSDDSRISEETKFRVRQAASEMGYVGNRAARMMRGASSNVVALVIPDIRNSFYSTIAHELSKNMEAEGYQLMLSETDDDRMVELRHLRELSATRVAGVIIVPTARPHSDSVKLLRAMPHLQLLRRHPSLGAQWFGVDDREALRRATAHLVELGHTRIAYLGGPVELPTGAERLEGFRSALQEGGLPDDAGRAELGPPSSVDHGRQAVRRLLKEPDAPTALVLGSIQLTLGVLEELSQQGVKVPGELSVVGFGDEPGFSWWGPGLTTVGLPIQEMATGCALWMMRRLKTKPTNDGPYTSVSPGSLVLRGSTAAPGGPAPSRPR